CAGGTACGTGCTGAGCACCCACGGCAACTGCCACGCGTGCACGTCCAGGCGCGCGCGGGCGGCTTCCGCCGTCGCGGCCAGCAGCGTGTCGTGCTCCGCGGTGAACCACTCCACAGCCCGGTCGTAGTCGGTGACGGGCAACTGCGCGACGTGCTCCTGCGCCGCCGTGAGTGTGATCGGCGGCCAGTGCGGCGCCAGGTGTCGTTCAGCGGCGAACCCGGTGTGCAGGTAGAAGTCGAGGCACCGGAGCAGCGCGGTCCGCCGGTCGTGCGCGCTGTCCTCCGACTCGGCCAACTCGGCCGCGTACGCGCGGAGCAGGTCGTGCGAGCGGAAGCGGCCGGGGCGGTGCTCGTCCACGAGGTGCGTCCGCGCGAGCTCGCCCAGCAGGGCACGGCCGCGCGAGGCCTCGACCCCGGCCAGCGAAGCCGCGGCGAACAGGTCCGCGTCGGGGCCGGGGTGCAGGCCCAGCAGTCGGAACAGGCGGGCTGCGTCGGGGCTCAGCGTGCGGTACGACGACGAGAGCACCGCGCGCACGCCCGATGTCGTGCCGTCACTCTCCAGCACGTCCAGCCGTGCCCGTTCGTCCCGCAGTTCGCCGGCCAGCGCGCTCAGCGGGAACGTCGGGTTGCCCACCGCGCGGCCCGCTATCACCGCCAGGGCCAGCGGCAGCCGGGCGGAGTGCGCGACGAGCTGTGCCACCGCGTCCGGTTCGGCGGCCACGCGGTCCGGACCCACTCGTCTGGCGAGCAGCGACACCGCCTCCGACTCGTCGAGCACCGTGAGGAGGACGGGCACGGCTCCCTCTCTGGCGACCAGGCAGGAAAGCCGGTCACGACTGGTGACCACCGCGAGGCAGTTCACGTCACCCGGTAGGAGGGGCCTGACCTGTTCGGCGTCGTAGGCGTTGTCCAGCACCACCAGCACCCGTCGACGGGCCAGCAGACTGCGGTACAGCGCGGCCCGCGCGTCCACATCGGTCGGAATCTGCTCCGGTGGCACGCCCAGCGTCTCCAGGAGGCCTTGCAGCGCGTCCGCCGGGCGCAACGGGCGGCCCACCCGGTCGAACCCGCGCAGGTCCACGTACAGCTGCCCGTCCGGAAACGTCCCGGCCTCGCGGTGCCCCCAGTGCAGTGCCAACGACGTCTTGCCCGATCCGCCGGCGCCCGTCACCACGACGACGCCCGCGGCGGCATCGCGCGCGTCGTCGAGCAGGTCGAGTTCGCGGGTGCGGGAGACGAACCACGGTGACGCCGCGGGCAACTGCCGAGGCACCGGCCCCGGTGCCTCGTCCTCCCGCCGTGCGGAGGGAATACGCGGCACATCCGAAGCGAGCATCTGCTGGTGCAGGCGTTGCAGCTGATCGCCGGGCTCAACCCCGGTGTCGTCCACGAGCCGTGCGCGGAACTCGCGGTACTGTGTCAATGCCTCGGTCCGGCGCCCGCATCGGTACAGGGCGAGCACGTGCTGACCGGCGATCCGCTCGTCGAACGGGTTCGCCGCGGTCGCGGTGGCCAACTCGGCCAGCAGTTCGTCGTGCATCCCGAGGTCCAGTGCCACGTCGTAACGCTGGACTTCGGCGGTGAACCGCTCTGCCAGCAGTCGATCGCGCACCGACGCCAGCCACGGACTGTCCAACTCCTCGAACGGCACGCCACGCCACAGCCGCAGGGCGCGGTCGTACAGGGCCAGCGCTCGCCGCTCTTCCGTCGCTTCGCGAGCTTGCCCGAGCAGGCTTCGGAACAGGTGCAGGTCGACGGTCCCGGCATCGACGTGCAGCACGTACGCGCCGCCCCGGCGGGCGATGTCGAACCCCGCGACGTCCCTCAGAGCGGTCCTGAGTCGACTGATGTAGCTGTAGAACGCGTGCCTGGCCCGGACAGGGGCCCGCTCACCCCACACGCGGTCGACGAGCTGATCGGTGGTCACGGTCCGGCCGGCCTCGATGAGCAGGACCGCGAGCACGCACCGCTGGCGGGCGTGCCCGATGTCCAGATCCCGTCCGTCGACCTGAACGCGGACGTCGCCGAGCAGGGCGAACTCCACACCCACAACGCCCCCCTCGCTCCGCCCGAACTCCTTCCCCCACCTGCCGATTCAAGGTTAACGCGGTGAA
This is a stretch of genomic DNA from Saccharothrix ecbatanensis. It encodes these proteins:
- a CDS encoding AfsR/SARP family transcriptional regulator, with the protein product MGVEFALLGDVRVQVDGRDLDIGHARQRCVLAVLLIEAGRTVTTDQLVDRVWGERAPVRARHAFYSYISRLRTALRDVAGFDIARRGGAYVLHVDAGTVDLHLFRSLLGQAREATEERRALALYDRALRLWRGVPFEELDSPWLASVRDRLLAERFTAEVQRYDVALDLGMHDELLAELATATAANPFDERIAGQHVLALYRCGRRTEALTQYREFRARLVDDTGVEPGDQLQRLHQQMLASDVPRIPSARREDEAPGPVPRQLPAASPWFVSRTRELDLLDDARDAAAGVVVVTGAGGSGKTSLALHWGHREAGTFPDGQLYVDLRGFDRVGRPLRPADALQGLLETLGVPPEQIPTDVDARAALYRSLLARRRVLVVLDNAYDAEQVRPLLPGDVNCLAVVTSRDRLSCLVAREGAVPVLLTVLDESEAVSLLARRVGPDRVAAEPDAVAQLVAHSARLPLALAVIAGRAVGNPTFPLSALAGELRDERARLDVLESDGTTSGVRAVLSSSYRTLSPDAARLFRLLGLHPGPDADLFAAASLAGVEASRGRALLGELARTHLVDEHRPGRFRSHDLLRAYAAELAESEDSAHDRRTALLRCLDFYLHTGFAAERHLAPHWPPITLTAAQEHVAQLPVTDYDRAVEWFTAEHDTLLAATAEAARARLDVHAWQLPWVLSTYLSRRGHWAYRAETQRTALAAADRLDNDVARATSHHLLGRAEILLGNQDEALEHLRRALDLSARVHDTTGMAVAHFSLSSAYDLRQRNTTALVHARKALRLCREAGNRVWEAFILTAIGWYHGKADQHAEALAHCAEAKLLLDRIGDRDGRAHNLHCLGRAHHGLGQYTEAARCYRDALALFRELGSPYLEAKSLDHLGDALQAAGDQPGACRAWTRALEVLEPLAHPDAAEIESKLLDTGVSR